Genomic DNA from Maylandia zebra isolate NMK-2024a linkage group LG17, Mzebra_GT3a, whole genome shotgun sequence:
TGTTCCGCTTGGCCTGAAGGTACCCATCAGCTGCCGTCGAAGTACCACAGGCTGACTAAGCTCAATAGGACTTCTTCTAGAGCCCGATGGTTCCCTTCACCTCCGGTGTCCACCATCTGGTTCAGGGGTTGAAGCAGCTTCAGcaatggagatgctgaacatgGTTCATTCAGACAGAATGACCCCAGTCTCCCTTGGAATGCTGTTagagctctgccggaggtgggAGCAGAAGATCTTGCAGATGGGGGTCTCTGCCAGGCACACCCTTACTTTACGTTTAGGCACTCCAGGTTTGTCCAGCATCCTCCCCCACCACCTGATTCAGCTCAAAGCCTGGTGGTGATCATTTGACAGCTCAACACCTGAGTTTGCCCAAGTGTCCAGAACATGTGGCCGCAGATCTGATGATACAATTACAAAACTGACCTGCAGCCTGGGGTGTCCTGGTGCCGCGTGCACTCATGGACACCCTTCTGTGCAAACCACAGTTTGTTCATAACTAACACCATGTTTGAACATCACTCCAGTTCAGATCTGgcaggccgttcctcccaatcgcGCCTCTCCAGTTATCACTATCCGTGCCCACATGAGCTTTGAAGTCTCCCAGTAAGATGACCGAGTCCAAGAAGGCCCAGTACTCTGACCTATCATTTGGTATATAGCCGCAGACAACAGGGACTTCCCCACAGGTAGGCCCATGTCCCTTTTTTGGACTAAGGCCTGGCCTCGAGGTGCTTGCTCACGGACACCCCACCTGGAcctggctccagggcagggCCCCAGTAACCCTATCCCAGGCAGGGTGAAATGTTCCCTGGATCCTCTACTGATAGGGGCTTTTGAACTGCTCTTTGTCTGGGCCGTCACCTAGGATCAATTTGCCATGGGCAAAAGCCCCccacaacatagcccctggggtCCTTGGGACACACAAACTCCATCAATATGGTAGCGATCCACAGAGGGGAATTATTATACATACATATTTCATACAATGACTCATAACATTCAATTTACAAAGTTTCAACATTGAACTTGTCAGTGGTAGCATTTCATTTTTGAAAACATTGTGTCATGTGAACTGTAAGATGTTTTAGAAGCATATGAAGCAAAAGAGATAAGTTGATGGCATTGGAAAATGCATCATTGCCTTTCAAAGCATGTCTTTAAGGACCGATCAGGTCCCATCACAGGTAACTGATGTCATTTATACCTGCGTCCATGCAGGCCTGAGTATCATTTGAGAAAAGTTGATACTGAAAAGCATAAGCAGTTCAGTTAATAAGATATCAGCGAAGTCTGTGGGGCTCTGTTGTGAAACAGATCAAGAGAAATGGTGTTAAAACCTGTGGTTAATTTAAAATGGCaagttcaaaaataaataaatcttgagCGACTATGTAAAGTGTAAACAACTGCAATGAGGTCACCATATTTTATTCTTAGTGAAACGAAAAACATACGAGATGTGTTAACTGAGAAAAATTGATTTAATTTTAAGCAAAAAGGGCCTTTTAAATATGATGGCAACATGTCTCAAAGCTGGCACAGAGTCGTGTTTGCCACTTTGTAGCATtccctcttcttttaacaacagtctgTAAACATGTGATGAGAGCAGCTGTGAGATTTGTCTGATATTGGAATCTGGCTACTCATaatagctgcacaacacagtATCCATGTTCTCAAAGCTGCTAGATCTCGTGCTTGTACAAATACCatctatttaaaacaaacaaaaccccaacACCCCAcccccatttttttaaaatgaaaaataaagttttataaTTAGCAAAACATCACAACACTCCATTTACTTCATTTCagagatttttttaattttcatttatgtTGCAACATCATCTTCCTCTGCTGCTTCTGTCTACTCAGGAGATGAGAATCTGCCAAAGAACAGGATGGACTTGGTCTCATTATATCtgatgaagaagaggaagggGTGATCTGCTGTGAAGTGTGTGTCCGGTATAAAACTCTCCAGCTTGATCACAGCACCTGTGGCTGCAGTGGCCTCTGTGCCCTCCTCGTTCACCTCCACAAAAGCCTTGTGGGCCATCGTAGACAGGAAGAGCCCAGGTTCACCGTTCATGCCAGACAGGTCAGCCCTTCCTGCACAGAACACGTTCTTCATACCCAGTTTAGCCAGAGGTTCATTCAGCTCGTAGTCTTCCTCCAGCTTGAACTTTGGCAGGTGAAGGAGAACTTCTGAATCAACTTCCATGTTTTTCCTGTCGGTCCATTCATTCAGCCTCTCCTGTGTTAGCTCCTTCTCCAGCTGGAACACAGTTAATACATTTTGTCATATTTCTTTTGCTcatatttaaattcattttatcCATGAAATCAGAAGCAGTCTGTTAAATGATCAAATTTAAGTAAACAGAAGCGAAGCATTTGTGTAAATGACCTAATTTGGCCAGACATAATTTGGTAATGTTGACATGTATATTTATATAGGCCAATTTCcttcaggatcaataaagttttactgaattgaattgttttGGAACtactttggttttattttgaaacaggaaactaGCGCAAAACACAAGATGAAGGTTTGTTAATAACGTGGGTTTTACAATATGGCCTTACGAAGACAGATCATCATTTTGTCTGTATTAATTAATACCCGGCTGACAGTGGCACGAGTTTTGATAATGTTACTTTTAATGTAATAGGTTATGTGCAATCAAGATGTTGTTTAGAGTTTTTGTAAGCTATTAAAGTAAGAGCAAAGCGGTTGAACTGAAGCAATGTCATAAGAGAATTTTAGTTTCTAGTGAAAGGACTTACCACCCTTTGATTATGTAGGATTGAGAGGTGAAAAATATGCATAAGATTGATGATATAAAGTGTAAATTTGAAGTTCATGTTATAGTTAGTGTGCAGGAGAAATGAGTGTTTccttaatattttaattttatggTATTAATATGTTGGGTTTTTGACAGCATCTTtaccaaatgtttcagtgaacCACACCTCTAATAAAAATTCTGTGAAGCATCAGTATAAGAGACCATCATTCAATCAGGGATGGTACAAGAAGAGGTTTTCGTGGCTTTTCCTCACAGGAACTTGTTTCTAGGCTGTGTACCTTCAGCAGAGGGCCTGAGCCGTCTGAGGACTCCTTAGGCAGCAGAATGAAcatgctgagctcctcaccCACATAGGGCAGCTCTAGGATCTGCAAATCATGGTCAGCAATGTAGTTGTAGGGAAGCTTCTTCCTCTGGTGCATCATCTGGACTGGTACGGTCTCATTCTGACACACAGGAAATCCAGGCGACCAGATCATGTTATCATAAAGCTTCTGATGGTGTTTACCttaaacattttacagtttCCTGTATTCAGACTTTGTGTCCAGAATTTGTAACCTTCAGTTAAATTTCTACCTGTCTGATTTCAAAGGGCATCTCTTTGGTGTTTGCCTCTTTAAACGGGTTCCTCCAGTTGCCCTTGAAGTAGACAGCATTGACCAGAGCCAGTCTGGTATCTTTGTTGACTGTTCCTGGCTTCAGAAGGTCTTTTATCTTATCTGAAAGGAAATACAGAAACAACAATATTTCATTATAATCCACAGAGGATGCTAAAATGATTCCCTGCTGTTCAGGCTGtggaagatgcacattctcacTTTCTGTCTGCTGCTCGACCCAGCTGTTGATCGCTGCTCTGCACGCCTCTGGATCTCCGATGAAGTCAACAGTTATCGGGTCTGCCAGGTAGTTCCTATGTGTGACGTCAATGAAGTCCTGCAGAGAGCAGACATCAGTTTATTAATCCAGTCTTTGTAATGAAGAACTTTATGAAGAGAATCATTGATGTGGACACTCACTGGGAGGAAGTGGGCAATGTTTTCTCCATAAAGACGGTTGGCTAGTTTCAGGATGTAGGATGCAGATGGTGAGTTGATGTCAGCGTTCAGTTTCTGGAAGTTTGCATGGACGCCTTCACCTGAGCTGAATGAGAGGGCCTGTGTGGCATTGAAGACAAAGACTGAAAGGATGTGACACTGAGCCTGAGCGACCCTAATGTAACAATTTATGGTCCAAAGGCAGGAACTGgacaactttattctttcagcaTCAGGTTTAATAATAACCCTTAACATACTGTCAGTCTCACTGAACATCATGCTCTCACTCACTACACTGTTTGTAGGTTTTATGGACTCTGATGCcatttataaacacaaattGCTGATGTCAGACTGGGAACATCAGTGTTTTGGCCACATAAACAAACCTTTTCAAACACGtaacaaaaccccaaaagttGAATTCTGTCCAATCATAAACCTACTGAAAAGAAAGTTTATAAGACAGCACTAGTCTCACAAGGTGTGAATTTTttctgaaaatataaatatatataaaaagcaaaataaaaaacaaaaatcagaacaAAAAGCAGTCAGCCACATCTGACAAGACATTTAAAGTTTCACAGGCATGCTGGCTGATTAACTGATGGTGGTGCATGGAACAAGTGACAGTGAGCTGACCTGAGTAATCTGAGCTGCAGTGTCTCCTTTGGCTCCCTCGTAGACCGTGGCCAGGGCTGCGCCGATGCTCAGAGGAGAGACAAAGATGTTTCCAGCAGGGTTTGTCTGGCTCAGAGTGCGGAACAGCTCCAAGGCAAAGGCTGTGTTTGAGCTGCTGACGGCGGACATGGCTGAT
This window encodes:
- the LOC106676364 gene encoding leukocyte elastase inhibitor isoform X2, which encodes MFSLPRPLVWRIIIRSERRHFVLKTTSAMSAVSSSNTAFALELFRTLSQTNPAGNIFVSPLSIGAALATVYEGAKGDTAAQITQALSFSSGEGVHANFQKLNADINSPSASYILKLANRLYGENIAHFLPDFIDVTHRNYLADPITVDFIGDPEACRAAINSWVEQQTENKIKDLLKPGTVNKDTRLALVNAVYFKGNWRNPFKEANTKEMPFEIRQNETVPVQMMHQRKKLPYNYIADHDLQILELPYVGEELSMFILLPKESSDGSGPLLKLEKELTQERLNEWTDRKNMEVDSEVLLHLPKFKLEEDYELNEPLAKLGMKNVFCAGRADLSGMNGEPGLFLSTMAHKAFVEVNEEGTEATAATGAVIKLESFIPDTHFTADHPFLFFIRYNETKSILFFGRFSSPE
- the LOC106676364 gene encoding leukocyte elastase inhibitor isoform X4, with translation MSAVSSSNTAFALELFRTLSQTNPAGNIFVSPLSIGAALATVYEGAKGDTAAQITQALSFSSGEGVHANFQKLNADINSPSASYILKLANRLYGENIAHFLPDFIDVTHRNYLADPITVDFIGDPEACRAAINSWVEQQTENKIKDLLKPGTVNKDTRLALVNAVYFKGNWRNPFKEANTKEMPFEIRQNETVPVQMMHQRKKLPYNYIADHDLQILELPYVGEELSMFILLPKESSDGSGPLLKLEKELTQERLNEWTDRKNMEVDSEVLLHLPKFKLEEDYELNEPLAKLGMKNVFCAGRADLSGMNGEPGLFLSTMAHKAFVEVNEEGTEATAATGAVIKLESFIPDTHFTADHPFLFFIRYNETKSILFFGRFSSPE
- the LOC106676364 gene encoding leukocyte elastase inhibitor isoform X3, with translation MSREVWKTTSAMSAVSSSNTAFALELFRTLSQTNPAGNIFVSPLSIGAALATVYEGAKGDTAAQITQALSFSSGEGVHANFQKLNADINSPSASYILKLANRLYGENIAHFLPDFIDVTHRNYLADPITVDFIGDPEACRAAINSWVEQQTENKIKDLLKPGTVNKDTRLALVNAVYFKGNWRNPFKEANTKEMPFEIRQNETVPVQMMHQRKKLPYNYIADHDLQILELPYVGEELSMFILLPKESSDGSGPLLKLEKELTQERLNEWTDRKNMEVDSEVLLHLPKFKLEEDYELNEPLAKLGMKNVFCAGRADLSGMNGEPGLFLSTMAHKAFVEVNEEGTEATAATGAVIKLESFIPDTHFTADHPFLFFIRYNETKSILFFGRFSSPE
- the LOC106676364 gene encoding leukocyte elastase inhibitor isoform X1 — its product is MVSMGKTTSAMSAVSSSNTAFALELFRTLSQTNPAGNIFVSPLSIGAALATVYEGAKGDTAAQITQALSFSSGEGVHANFQKLNADINSPSASYILKLANRLYGENIAHFLPDFIDVTHRNYLADPITVDFIGDPEACRAAINSWVEQQTENKIKDLLKPGTVNKDTRLALVNAVYFKGNWRNPFKEANTKEMPFEIRQNETVPVQMMHQRKKLPYNYIADHDLQILELPYVGEELSMFILLPKESSDGSGPLLKLEKELTQERLNEWTDRKNMEVDSEVLLHLPKFKLEEDYELNEPLAKLGMKNVFCAGRADLSGMNGEPGLFLSTMAHKAFVEVNEEGTEATAATGAVIKLESFIPDTHFTADHPFLFFIRYNETKSILFFGRFSSPE